The Malus domestica chromosome 13, GDT2T_hap1 genome includes a window with the following:
- the LOC103453421 gene encoding 1-aminocyclopropane-1-carboxylate oxidase homolog 1-like, which produces MGIKLVGHADSHESDKYDRAKELKAFDDTMAGVKGLVDAGTVHVPKIFIEPPNDLTQFTTCPQPNLLIPVIDLSGINGSDEIHKQIVDDVRTASETWGFFQVVNHGVPLSVLENMIQGIVGFHEQDLDAKKEFYSRDLGRPVRFNSNYDLYQSKAANWRDTVSFTRSAVDHDPKQLPSVCRDATIEYTNHVINLGDQLFGILSEALGLEPDHLRELECAKDYKFVCHYYPPCPKPELTLGASKHSDPSFLTILLQDQIGGLQVLHDNQWVNVNPISGGIVVNIGDFLQAISNNKFQSAQHRVLANSIGPRVSIACFFEGQSSTDVPAKYYGPIKELISEENPPVYRDFSISEYYAKFYSEGLDEKSGLDHFRL; this is translated from the exons ATGGGTATCAAACTTGTTGGGCATGCAGACTCGCATGAATCTGACAAATACGACCGAGCCAAAGAGCTAAAAGCTTTCGATGATACGATGGCTGGAGTCAAAGGCCTAGTAGATGCTGGCACAGTTCATGTACCCAAGATATTCATAGAGCCACCCAACGATCTCACCCAGTTTACCACGTGTCCCCAACCCAACCTGCTAATTCCTGTCATTGATCTCAGTGGCATCAATGGTAGTGATGAGATCCACAAGCAGATTGTAGATGATGTTCGGACTGCGTCCGAAACATGGGGATTCTTCCAAGTGGTCAATCATGGAGTCCCACTGAGTGTGCTGGAAAATATGATCCAAGGAATAGTTGGGTTTCATGAGCAGGATCTTGATGCGAAGAAAGAGTTCTATTCCCGTGATCTAGGGAGACCCGTCCGATTCAATAGCAACTATGATCTGTACCAGTCAAAAGCAGCTAATTGGAGGGATACTGTGTCTTTTACCAGGTCTGCTGTTGATCATGATCCCAAACAGCTTCCTTCAGTCTGTAG AGATGCAACAATTGAGTACACAAACCATGTCATAAATTTGGGAGACCAACTTTTTGGAATATTATCAGAGGCTCTTGGACTCGAACCTGACCACCTAAGGGAATTAGAATGCGCTAAAGATTACAAGTTTGTGTGTCACTACTATCCACCATGCCCAAAACCAGAACTAACTTTGGGAGCCAGCAAGCACTCTGATCCTTCTTTCCTCACTATTCTTCTTCAAGACCAAATTGGTGGCCTTCAAGTCCTTCATGACAATCAATGGGTAAATGTGAACCCAATTTCAGGTGGCATAGTAGTAAATATAGGGGATTTTCTCCAG GCTATATCAAATAACAAGTTTCAGAGTGCTCAACATAGAGTGCTTGCGAACAGCATTGGTCCAAGAGTTTCCATAGCATGCTTCTTCGAAGGACAGAGTAGTACTGATGTACCGGCCAAGTACTACGGTCCGATCAAAGAGCTTATATCAGAAGAAAACCCTCCTGTTTATAGAGATTTCTCGATAAGTGAATACTATGCAAAGTTCTATTCTGAAGGGCTTGATGAGAAGTCTGGTCTTGACCATTTCAGGCTTTGA
- the LOC103453419 gene encoding CASP-like protein 5B3 isoform X2: MRDFPGTPGTLTGLLLRISQCVFAAGSIASMATTASFFNFTAFCYLIASMGLQLIWSLVLALLDAYSLVKKKVLHNPVLVSLFVVGDWVTATLSLAAASASAGVTVLYFSDLNDCNYGRECQKYQMAVGLAYLSWGWLPLVRMTPNH; the protein is encoded by the exons ATGAGGGATTTTCCTGGGACTCCTGGGACTTTGACTGGTCTTCTTCTCAGGATTTCCCAATGCGTCTTTGCTGCCGGGTCCATTGCTTCCATGGCCACCACTGCCAGCTTCTTCAATTTCACTGCTTTCTG CTACCTGATTGCTTCAATGGGTCTGCAACTGATCTGGAGTTTGGTACTTGCATTGCTTGATGCATATTCCTTGGTGAAAAAGAAGGTCCTCCACAACCCTGTATTGGTTAGCCTCTTTGTTGTTGGAGACTGG GTTACAGCAACATTGTCTCTTGCAGCAGCTTCGGCCTCAGCGGGCGTAACCGTGTTGTACTTTAGTGATCTGAATGACTGCAATTACGGAAGGGAATGCCAAAAATACCAGATGGCAGTTGGTTTGGCGTACCTGAGCTGG GGATGGTTGCCCTTGGTGCGAATGACTCCCAATCATTGA
- the LOC103453419 gene encoding CASP-like protein 5B3 isoform X1, translating into MRDFPGTPGTLTGLLLRISQCVFAAGSIASMATTASFFNFTAFCYLIASMGLQLIWSLVLALLDAYSLVKKKVLHNPVLVSLFVVGDWVTATLSLAAASASAGVTVLYFSDLNDCNYGRECQKYQMAVGLAYLSWVTIAISSLIMLWLLAAC; encoded by the exons ATGAGGGATTTTCCTGGGACTCCTGGGACTTTGACTGGTCTTCTTCTCAGGATTTCCCAATGCGTCTTTGCTGCCGGGTCCATTGCTTCCATGGCCACCACTGCCAGCTTCTTCAATTTCACTGCTTTCTG CTACCTGATTGCTTCAATGGGTCTGCAACTGATCTGGAGTTTGGTACTTGCATTGCTTGATGCATATTCCTTGGTGAAAAAGAAGGTCCTCCACAACCCTGTATTGGTTAGCCTCTTTGTTGTTGGAGACTGG GTTACAGCAACATTGTCTCTTGCAGCAGCTTCGGCCTCAGCGGGCGTAACCGTGTTGTACTTTAGTGATCTGAATGACTGCAATTACGGAAGGGAATGCCAAAAATACCAGATGGCAGTTGGTTTGGCGTACCTGAGCTGGGTAACAATCGCAATTTCTTCTCTGATTATGCTCTGGCTATTGGCAGCATGTTAG
- the LOC103453419 gene encoding CASP-like protein 5B3 isoform X3: MRDFPGTPGTLTGLLLRISQCVFAAGSIASMATTASFFNFTAFCYLIASMGLQLIWSLVLALLDAYSLVKKKVLHNPVLVSLFVVGDWVTATLSLAAASASAGVTVLYFSDLNDCNYGRECQKYQMAVGLAYLSWQVA; this comes from the exons ATGAGGGATTTTCCTGGGACTCCTGGGACTTTGACTGGTCTTCTTCTCAGGATTTCCCAATGCGTCTTTGCTGCCGGGTCCATTGCTTCCATGGCCACCACTGCCAGCTTCTTCAATTTCACTGCTTTCTG CTACCTGATTGCTTCAATGGGTCTGCAACTGATCTGGAGTTTGGTACTTGCATTGCTTGATGCATATTCCTTGGTGAAAAAGAAGGTCCTCCACAACCCTGTATTGGTTAGCCTCTTTGTTGTTGGAGACTGG GTTACAGCAACATTGTCTCTTGCAGCAGCTTCGGCCTCAGCGGGCGTAACCGTGTTGTACTTTAGTGATCTGAATGACTGCAATTACGGAAGGGAATGCCAAAAATACCAGATGGCAGTTGGTTTGGCGTACCTGAGCTGG CAAGTTGCATAG
- the LOC103453424 gene encoding WAT1-related protein At4g08300-like — protein sequence MMCSSSLSRTEIEEGRKAAGQPEEVMAHELRSSNLMGLYRKFKPHLLMILAQMGYTFLYFITEASFNHGMNPHVYITYRHIVSGVVMLPFAYFLERTERPKLTFALFLELFLLSLLGVGLTLNMYFASLRYTSPTFLASMVNTIASLTFVIAIVLRLEALDLRKPRGLAKVLGTLMSLAGVMTMTLYKGPIIKNLWPALIHVEGKSSIHENWLKGSILTVASCITWSAWYIMQAITLRRYPAQLSLTTWMSFIGAAQSAVFTVCIEHRRAAWTIGFNVDLWSILYAGVVCSGLIIFIQLWCTEEKGPVFVTMFNPVSTILVAVLAYFVLGERLYAGSIVGAFIVILGLYLLLWGKEGDEVYVKAEESSYQTKYEEHKDNGVQITSANKNVQHGEP from the exons ATGATGTGCTCCTCCAGCTTGTCTAGAACTGAaatagaagaaggaagaaaggcGGCCGGACAACCGGAGGAGGTTATGGCACACGAGTTACGTAGTAGTAACCTTATGGGACTTTACAGGAAGTTCAAGCCACACCTCCTCATGATTTTAGCCCAGATGGGGTATACATTTCTGTATTTTATCACAGAAGCGTCCTTCAATCATGGGATGAACCCTCACGTCTACATAACTTATCGACATATTGTGTCCGGCGTAGTGATGCTCCCTTTTGCTTATTTTCTTGAAAG AACAGAGAGACCGAAGCTCACTTTTGCACTTTTCTTGGAACTTTTTTTACTCTCTCTATTGGG GGTGGGCTTGACATTAAACATGTACTTTGCAAGCTTAAGATACACCTCTCCGACCTTCCTTGCATCAATGGTCAACACCATAGCGTCCCTAACCTTTGTAATTGCAATTGTACTGAG GTTGGAGGCTCTTGACCTTCGAAAACCTAGAGGGTTAGCAAAAGTTCTGGGTACCCTAATGTCCTTAGCGGGTGTGATGACCATGACATTGTACAAGGGGCCTATTATCAAAAATTTGTGGCCTGCACTAATCCATGTTGAAGGCAAATCCTCCATCCATGAGAACTGGTTAAAGGGTTCAATTCTAACTGTTGCAAGTTGCATAACATGGTCGGCATGGTACATCATGCAG GCAATCACATTGAGAAGATATCCTGCACAACTATCATTGACTACATGGATGAGCTTTATAGGGGCAGCACAATCAGCTGTCTTCACCGTGTGTATAGAACATAGACGAGCTGCTTGGACAATCGGATTCAACGTTGACCTCTGGTCGATATTATATGCT GGAGTGGTGTGCTCAGGTCTAATAATCTTCATTCAACTATGGTGCACAGAAGAGAAAGGGCCAGTTTTTGTGACCATGTTTAATCCTGTATCAACAATTTTGGTGGCTGTTTTAGCTTACTTTGTCCTCGGTGAAAGACTTTATGCTGGCAG CATAGTAGGGGCGTTCATTGTCATCCTTGGTCTATACTTGCTGTTATGGggaaaagaaggtgatgaaGTTTACGTCAAGGCGGAAGAGTCATCTTATCAGACAAAGTATGAAGAGCATAAAGATAATGGCGTACAGATCACCTCAGCTAACAAAAATGTGCAGCATGGTGAACCATAA
- the LOC103414720 gene encoding transcription factor bHLH104-like, with product MGEWIEYLDYIDETQPTDFLWPNDTPSFGDFEFSAVDVPAAAASSASQSQEKECPRKRGRTDSCSGGSGAKACREKLRRERLNDRFVELSGVLEPGRPPKTDKAAILDDAVRVLNQLRAEAQELTETNQKLLEEVKSLKAEKNELREEKLVLKADKERLEQQLKGMAISPSGFVPTHPAVPAAYHPGANKMAVYPSYSLVPMWHYIPPSVRDTSRDHELRPPAA from the exons ATGGGGGAATGGATAGAGTATCTTGATTACATCGACGAAACCCAACCCACCGATTTCCTTTGGCCCAACGACACCCCTTCTTTCGGCGATTTCGAATTCTCCGCCGTCGATGTTCCGGCTGCCGCCGCTTCCTCAGCCTCACAGTCACAGGAAAAGGAGTGCCCCCGCAAGAG GGGACGGACGGATTCGTGCTCTGGAGGATCAGGGGCAAAAGCTTGCCGTGAGAAATTGAGGAGGGAGAGATTGAATGACAG GTTTGTGGAGTTGAGCGGTGTTTTGGAACCCGGGAGGCCGCCGAAGACGGACAAGGCTGCTATACTTGATGATGCCGTAAGGGTTTTGAACCAGCTTAGAGCTGAAGCTCAGGAGCTCACAGAAACAAATCAAAAGTTACTTGAAGAAGTTAAAAGTTTAAAG GCAGAGAAGAATGAACTTCGTGAAGAAAAACTTGTCCTGAAAGCAGATAAAGAACGGCTGGAACAGCAGTTGAAAGGTATGGCAATTTCACCTtctgggtttgttccaacccaCCCAGCAGTACCAGCTGCATATCATCCTGGGGCAAACAAGATGGCTGTCTATCCTAGCTATAGTCTGGTCCCTATGTGGCACTATATACCTCCATCGGTCCGTGATACATCTCGTGATCACGAACTTAGGCCCCCTGCTGCTTAG
- the LOC103453422 gene encoding electron transfer flavoprotein subunit beta, mitochondrial → MKIMVALKRVVDYAVKIRVKPDKSGVETQNVKMSMNPFCEIALEEALRIKEFGMASEVVAVSMGLKQCVDTLRTGLAMGADRGIHVETDGPLYPLSVAKLLRALVEVEKPGLLILGKQAIDDDCNQTGQMVAGLLNWPQGTFASKVVLDKEKQVVTVDREVDGGLETLCLDLPAVITTDLRLNQPRYATLPNIMKAKSKVIKKYTLQDLNVELKSDIEQVQVTEPPKRKAGVLVSSVDELIDKLKNEVHVI, encoded by the exons ATGAAGATAATGGTGGCATTGAAGCGCGTCGTCGACTACGCCGTCAAAATCCGAGTCAAACCGGACAAG AGCGGCGTGGAAACCCAGAACGTGAAGATGTCGATGAACCCCTTCTGCGAGATTGCTTTGGAAGAGGCCCTCCGGATTAAAGAGTTCGGGATGGCATCGGAGGTGGTGGCTGTGTCCATGGGACTAAAACAGTGCGTGGATACGCTCAGGACAGGATTGGCTATGGGCGCCGATAGGGGAATCCATGTGGAGACTGATGGCCCTCTCTACCCTTTATCCGTTGCTAAGCTTCTGAGAGCTCTCGTGGAGGTTGAGAAGCCTGGACTTCTTATCCTGGGCAAACAg GCTATCGACGATGATTGCAATCAAACAGGGCAAATGGTTGCAGGACTTCTGAACTGGCCTCAAGGGACCTTTGCTTCAAAG GTTGTGCTGGATAAGGAGAAGCAGGTAGTGACAGTAGACAGAGAGGTAGATGGTGGTCTCGAGACTCTGTGTCTAGATTTGCCAGCAGTGATCAC CACCGATCTGAGGCTAAACCAACCAAGGTATGCAACACTCCCGAACATAATGAAAGCAAAATCGAAGGTCATAAAGAAGTACACTCTGCAGGATCTGAATGTGGAACTCAAATCCGATATAGAGCAGGTTCAAGTCACTGAACCTCCCAAGAGAAAAGCAGGGGTCCTCGTTTCTTCCGTGGACGAGCTGATTGACAAGCTTAAGAACGAAGTCCATGTCATTTAA